A stretch of Desulfotalea psychrophila LSv54 DNA encodes these proteins:
- a CDS encoding NAD(P)/FAD-dependent oxidoreductase, translating into MKKSDIIIIGGGAAGIVAVNTIHALNPGLSLTLIKDEEALVNRCSIPYGMGREKGIENYIVPNSHITATGADLVIGRVEEIDTRKKEVILQTGESYAYGQLLLATGSRPILPQLPGIESERILVVRSLGDLERLRVSVRSGRRALVVGGGYVGVELATELQQLGLRVSLVEMRERILLATTEPEFITEVEQMLEGRGIHLMTGRQVTAFEDDGRERVGVRLDDGTVLEVDLVVFSAGVVPNMELAQRAGIATSSLGIITDKSLRTSVRDVFAAGDCAEKQAFVTGQPTRGDFGTNAVFMGSVAGQNMAGMAASFMGTINANVSMVYDTSFGSAGLTEAGARQAGIDVVVGFSETLDKYPMIDGAAPLRTKLIFTRSNGVLIGGSVMKEGRGVAPHIDLISLAIQKRTTIEEFLCHQYATHPQLAAVPTENSCLLATMAAMASR; encoded by the coding sequence ATGAAAAAAAGCGATATTATTATTATAGGAGGCGGTGCCGCAGGTATCGTTGCTGTCAATACCATCCATGCCCTCAATCCCGGTCTTTCCCTTACTCTGATCAAAGATGAGGAGGCACTTGTCAACCGATGTTCCATTCCCTATGGGATGGGTAGAGAAAAGGGTATTGAAAACTATATTGTTCCCAATAGCCACATCACTGCTACTGGAGCAGACCTTGTTATTGGCCGGGTGGAGGAGATTGATACCCGAAAAAAAGAGGTAATTCTCCAGACCGGTGAGAGCTATGCCTATGGACAGCTGCTTCTGGCAACCGGCTCCCGTCCCATACTTCCTCAGTTGCCTGGTATCGAATCGGAGAGGATATTGGTGGTGCGTTCCCTTGGTGATCTGGAACGTCTCCGTGTCTCAGTCCGGTCCGGGCGAAGAGCCTTGGTTGTGGGCGGGGGGTATGTGGGGGTGGAGCTGGCCACTGAACTTCAGCAGTTGGGGCTTAGGGTCTCTCTGGTTGAGATGCGGGAGAGAATTCTTCTGGCTACCACCGAGCCGGAGTTTATTACTGAAGTGGAACAGATGCTTGAGGGCAGGGGCATTCACCTTATGACCGGAAGGCAGGTAACGGCATTTGAAGATGATGGCCGGGAGAGGGTTGGGGTGAGGCTCGACGATGGGACGGTGCTTGAAGTCGATCTGGTTGTTTTCTCTGCCGGGGTTGTGCCCAATATGGAACTTGCCCAGCGGGCGGGCATAGCAACCTCTTCTTTAGGAATTATCACCGATAAGAGTCTCAGAACCAGCGTCAGGGATGTCTTTGCTGCCGGTGATTGTGCGGAAAAGCAAGCATTTGTCACAGGTCAGCCCACCCGGGGAGATTTTGGTACCAATGCAGTTTTTATGGGCTCGGTGGCAGGACAAAATATGGCCGGGATGGCTGCTTCCTTTATGGGGACCATTAATGCCAATGTTTCTATGGTCTATGATACCAGCTTTGGTTCGGCGGGGCTGACCGAGGCAGGGGCCAGGCAGGCGGGCATCGATGTGGTCGTGGGATTTTCTGAAACCCTTGATAAATATCCCATGATTGATGGGGCCGCCCCCCTTCGCACTAAATTGATTTTTACTCGGAGTAACGGCGTGCTTATCGGTGGAAGTGTCATGAAAGAGGGTCGGGGCGTGGCTCCGCATATTGACCTGATCTCTCTTGCCATTCAGAAAAGAACCACCATTGAGGAATTTCTCTGCCATCAATATGCCACCCACCCTCAATTGGCAGCGGTCCCCACCGAAAACAGCTGTTTGTTGGCCACCATGGCTGCCATGGCCAGTAGGTAG
- a CDS encoding carbon-nitrogen family hydrolase, which produces MKISAIQLAVVEDDKAASIARARTEIELCRESDLIILPEIWNTGFMNFAAYRSLAEERKGPTLSMVREMAVKTSSFIHSGSFVEKIEDKYYNSSYLISPDGDILGNYRKIHLFGFASLETEILSAGQEISVINTKLGIIGMATCFDLRFPELFRKMVDQGTEIFLICAAWPLARLADWALLNRVRALENQALLISANARGMSKGVQLAGNSMIVGPNGQILAQADDMDNSISAEINLNAVKEARCSFPALSSRKTFLN; this is translated from the coding sequence ATGAAAATTTCAGCCATTCAGCTAGCGGTCGTTGAAGATGACAAGGCGGCAAGCATTGCCCGGGCCCGGACAGAGATAGAGCTATGCCGGGAGTCCGACCTTATCATCCTGCCCGAAATCTGGAATACCGGTTTTATGAACTTTGCCGCCTACAGGAGCCTTGCCGAGGAGAGGAAGGGGCCAACCCTCAGCATGGTACGTGAGATGGCCGTAAAGACATCGTCTTTCATCCACTCGGGAAGCTTTGTCGAAAAGATAGAGGACAAATACTATAACAGCAGCTATCTCATCTCACCTGACGGAGATATTCTAGGGAACTACAGAAAAATCCATCTCTTTGGTTTTGCCTCCTTGGAAACAGAGATACTCTCGGCTGGCCAGGAGATCTCTGTCATCAACACGAAGCTGGGAATAATAGGAATGGCAACCTGCTTTGACCTCCGTTTCCCCGAACTCTTCCGAAAAATGGTCGATCAGGGTACTGAGATATTTTTAATCTGTGCCGCCTGGCCCCTGGCCCGCCTTGCCGATTGGGCCCTCCTCAATCGGGTACGGGCCCTGGAAAACCAGGCCCTTCTCATCTCAGCAAATGCAAGGGGTATGAGCAAGGGTGTGCAACTTGCCGGCAATAGCATGATCGTCGGCCCCAATGGCCAGATACTGGCCCAAGCAGATGACATGGACAACTCCATCAGCGCTGAAATCAACCTTAACGCAGTTAAAGAGGCGCGTTGCTCCTTTCCGGCCCTGAGCAGCAGAAAGACCTTCCTCAACTAA
- a CDS encoding GGDEF domain-containing protein, protein MDTETTVLNIIDNGVLIIDRHLTILFWNNWLAINTGISQESAQGKRVDELFPDTSFKILKRKVKVSLKLQSSTFTNSQIDKYIIPIPLNKITNSRFRYMHQDVVITPLGSDEISVIIYDTTALLEAKATINEQLDIVKKQASTDPLLGCYNRKMFNDLLATEVMRANRHNHPFSLIMIDIDNFKSVNDTYGHLVGDEVLKGLSSLTAKSIRESDLFARWGGEEFIILLPETYLTGAAVVAEKIRLNIANYDNGTAGKRTCSFGVSEFSIGTNPEILINNADKALYAAKGNGKNQVMLYRDEQNIPWPTANEPITEKAPENASKRCCLTAE, encoded by the coding sequence ATGGATACAGAAACAACTGTTCTAAATATCATTGATAATGGCGTGCTCATCATAGACAGGCACCTGACTATCCTCTTCTGGAACAACTGGTTGGCAATTAACACAGGTATTAGCCAGGAATCAGCTCAGGGGAAGAGAGTTGATGAACTGTTTCCCGATACGTCATTTAAAATTTTAAAAAGAAAGGTGAAGGTTTCTCTTAAGCTACAATCTTCTACCTTCACCAACTCACAAATCGACAAGTACATAATTCCCATCCCGCTGAACAAAATCACGAATTCACGTTTCCGATACATGCATCAAGATGTTGTTATAACACCCTTGGGCAGCGATGAAATAAGTGTCATAATCTATGATACAACAGCCTTACTCGAAGCCAAGGCAACCATTAACGAACAGCTTGATATTGTAAAAAAACAAGCCAGCACAGACCCTCTTCTTGGCTGCTACAACAGAAAGATGTTCAACGACTTATTAGCCACTGAGGTAATGAGGGCCAATCGCCATAACCATCCATTTTCATTAATTATGATTGATATCGACAACTTCAAATCTGTCAATGACACCTATGGACACCTGGTGGGTGATGAAGTCCTCAAAGGGCTGTCGTCTCTAACGGCAAAAAGCATTCGAGAAAGTGATCTCTTCGCTCGATGGGGCGGTGAAGAATTTATCATCCTCCTGCCTGAAACTTATCTAACAGGTGCTGCCGTAGTAGCCGAAAAAATCCGCCTGAATATTGCCAATTACGACAATGGTACCGCCGGCAAGAGAACATGCAGTTTTGGCGTCTCAGAATTTTCAATTGGCACAAATCCGGAAATCTTAATCAACAATGCTGACAAGGCCCTCTATGCTGCAAAAGGCAACGGCAAAAACCAGGTTATGCTATACAGAGATGAGCAGAACATACCATGGCCAACAGCAAATGAACCTATTACAGAAAAAGCCCCTGAGAATGCCAGCAAGAGATGTTGCTTGACAGCAGAATGA
- a CDS encoding response regulator — protein MKILIIDDTRLSRMMLMKRMPEKIRNTATIIQGENGQEAVDLYREHSPDILFLDLTMPVMDGFEALTLIMAHDPQAIVYIVTADVQAKSKEKVVASGATEMEAKPISAERLTEILASLPESA, from the coding sequence ATGAAAATATTAATTATAGACGACACAAGGCTTTCTCGAATGATGTTGATGAAAAGAATGCCGGAAAAAATACGAAATACGGCTACTATTATTCAGGGAGAAAATGGCCAAGAGGCAGTCGACCTCTACCGCGAGCACTCTCCTGACATACTTTTTTTAGACTTGACCATGCCTGTCATGGATGGTTTTGAAGCGCTGACCCTTATCATGGCTCACGACCCACAGGCCATCGTTTATATTGTGACAGCCGACGTTCAGGCTAAATCAAAAGAAAAAGTCGTGGCTAGCGGAGCAACCGAAATGGAAGCAAAACCTATCAGCGCAGAACGACTTACTGAAATACTCGCCTCTCTCCCGGAGTCAGCCTAA
- a CDS encoding CD3072 family TudS-related putative desulfidase, giving the protein MNRSKKIIILCHCLLNSNAKITPLATCGGVYKSVVAQYIADGVGLVQLPCPESGYLGQNRWGMTRDQYNTLHFRKYCREILAPSLNQIKAFVDAGYEIQGVIGMDGSPNCGVEETCIGFTGGEICCQEDIERQRDNMSMVPGRGVFFEVLQEMLLAEEISLPFWAVDERNIKE; this is encoded by the coding sequence ATGAATCGCAGCAAAAAAATTATAATTCTTTGTCATTGTTTGCTCAATAGTAATGCTAAAATCACCCCTCTGGCCACATGTGGCGGGGTCTATAAAAGTGTGGTGGCTCAGTATATTGCCGACGGTGTAGGCCTGGTCCAACTGCCCTGTCCAGAGTCTGGTTATCTTGGTCAAAACCGTTGGGGGATGACACGGGATCAATACAATACCCTGCACTTCAGAAAGTATTGTAGGGAGATTCTTGCCCCCAGTTTGAACCAGATAAAGGCTTTTGTTGATGCTGGCTATGAAATACAGGGCGTCATCGGTATGGATGGAAGTCCTAATTGTGGCGTTGAAGAAACCTGTATAGGATTTACTGGAGGAGAAATTTGCTGCCAAGAGGACATTGAAAGGCAGAGAGATAATATGTCAATGGTGCCTGGTCGAGGAGTGTTTTTTGAGGTTTTGCAGGAGATGCTGCTTGCAGAAGAGATTAGTTTACCGTTTTGGGCTGTTGATGAAAGAAATATTAAAGAATAA
- a CDS encoding ABC transporter substrate-binding protein, producing MKNSKKQKFCFGFIVLSLFLLTGISAQADSSLQQVVDSGEIRVGFCAQYPPFESVNVKTGEFEGFDIALAKAIADEMGVAAVLIDAEWQGLLGGLKKGDYDVLITCMAKSESRRDNTNFSDVYYTLPDVIVVRQDDTIVKDKDDLSGKVIGVQLGSGSEQLADSMEGRLKEIKRYNYNPEAFTDLKAKRIDAVFVGYAYAVNHMKSDSAYKIVDEPLAKADIVAVLDKGADALTQKINESLAKLKANGKYQKIVNQWLTVQ from the coding sequence ATGAAAAACAGTAAAAAGCAGAAATTTTGTTTTGGATTTATAGTCTTATCTTTATTTCTCCTTACGGGGATATCAGCCCAGGCAGACTCTTCTCTGCAACAGGTCGTGGACAGTGGCGAGATAAGAGTTGGCTTTTGTGCTCAGTATCCGCCCTTCGAGTCTGTAAACGTAAAAACGGGTGAGTTTGAGGGCTTTGATATTGCTCTGGCCAAAGCGATTGCCGATGAAATGGGGGTGGCAGCAGTGCTTATTGATGCCGAATGGCAGGGGCTGTTAGGTGGTTTGAAAAAGGGTGATTATGACGTCCTTATTACCTGTATGGCAAAATCCGAATCTCGTCGCGATAACACTAATTTTAGCGATGTATACTATACTCTCCCTGACGTTATTGTGGTGCGTCAAGATGATACAATAGTTAAAGATAAGGATGACCTATCTGGAAAAGTTATTGGCGTTCAGCTTGGCTCCGGCAGTGAGCAGTTGGCGGATAGTATGGAGGGAAGACTTAAAGAGATCAAACGTTATAATTATAATCCCGAGGCTTTTACTGATCTTAAGGCCAAGAGAATTGATGCCGTTTTCGTAGGTTATGCCTACGCTGTTAATCATATGAAGAGTGATAGTGCCTATAAGATTGTGGACGAGCCTCTTGCAAAAGCTGATATTGTGGCCGTGTTGGATAAAGGAGCCGATGCCTTGACCCAGAAGATAAATGAATCTTTGGCCAAACTTAAGGCGAATGGCAAATATCAAAAGATTGTTAACCAGTGGCTTACTGTCCAGTAA
- a CDS encoding amino acid ABC transporter permease, whose translation MLDFKFEILKTAYPMLCQGVWATAKVVFFSFILAMLFGLIVGVARYRSRSLYLLFSPYVEFFRGTPLLIQLFFIYYGLPTIGISMDSFTAACLGLGLNGGAYISEIIRGSLLSVDQDQLEASYALGLTWFQSMVYVIFPQAFTVAIPPLVNSFSSLLKDTSLVSVLAITELTRVGQLIYTRTFRAFEIYLAIGMLYFMMTFVMTLLSKYLEKKYKVQGRIS comes from the coding sequence ATGCTTGATTTTAAATTTGAAATTTTAAAAACTGCCTACCCTATGCTCTGTCAAGGGGTTTGGGCAACAGCGAAGGTAGTCTTTTTTTCTTTTATTCTTGCGATGTTGTTTGGCTTGATAGTGGGGGTTGCCAGATATCGGTCACGGAGTTTATATCTTCTCTTTTCTCCCTACGTAGAGTTTTTTCGAGGGACCCCGTTGCTGATTCAGCTCTTTTTTATTTACTATGGCCTACCAACCATTGGCATATCCATGGATAGTTTTACGGCAGCCTGTCTCGGCCTTGGCTTGAATGGTGGGGCCTATATCTCCGAGATAATAAGAGGTTCACTCTTATCGGTTGATCAGGATCAGCTGGAGGCCTCATATGCCTTGGGGCTGACCTGGTTTCAATCTATGGTCTATGTTATTTTTCCTCAGGCATTTACGGTCGCCATTCCGCCTCTTGTAAATTCTTTTTCTTCTCTTTTAAAGGACACCTCTCTGGTATCTGTCTTGGCGATAACCGAGCTGACCAGGGTAGGTCAGCTTATTTACACGAGAACATTTAGGGCTTTTGAAATCTACCTTGCCATTGGAATGCTTTATTTTATGATGACTTTTGTCATGACACTGCTCTCCAAATATCTCGAAAAAAAATACAAAGTTCAAGGGCGTATTTCATAG
- a CDS encoding cyclic 2,3-diphosphoglycerate synthase gives MAKKVIIMGGAGRDFHNFNVYFKDNPHYEVVAFTAAPQIPGVEGRFYPTELAGKLYPTGIPIYFETELASLIRRHTVELVAFSYSDVPYSEVMHQASIAMAEDADFIMLGAKSTMLKSAKPVIAVCAVRTGCGKSQTTRKICEILMARGKRVVVVRHPMAYGDLGKQVVQRFSSYDDFARHRCSIEEREEYEHLVDLGILVFAGVDYQKILQEAEREADIIIWDGGNNDIPFFLPDIHIVLFDPHRPGHELLYYPGETNMLMADIAIINKVNTAVPEQIEQVRHNIELHAPQAQIILADSKITVSEEGLIKNKRVLVVEDGPTLTHGGMSYGAGMIAAEMYGAAEIVDPRPYSVGTLRETYEKYPHIGPLLPAMGYSPAQIADLEKTINSVACDLVLLATPIRLDRLLSINRPLLQVSYDYSDHGQPDLESILLSFLAGLIT, from the coding sequence ATGGCTAAAAAAGTGATCATTATGGGTGGTGCCGGTCGTGATTTTCATAATTTCAATGTCTACTTCAAGGATAACCCCCACTATGAGGTCGTGGCCTTTACCGCAGCGCCCCAGATTCCTGGGGTTGAAGGTCGCTTCTACCCAACCGAGTTGGCAGGTAAACTTTATCCAACGGGTATTCCCATTTATTTTGAAACAGAGCTTGCCTCCCTTATTCGCAGGCATACGGTTGAGCTGGTGGCCTTCTCCTATAGTGATGTGCCCTATTCTGAGGTAATGCACCAGGCCTCGATTGCCATGGCAGAGGATGCAGACTTTATTATGCTTGGGGCCAAATCGACAATGCTCAAGTCAGCTAAACCGGTAATTGCCGTTTGCGCAGTGCGAACGGGTTGCGGTAAATCTCAAACTACCCGCAAAATATGTGAAATTCTGATGGCAAGAGGAAAGAGGGTTGTGGTTGTCCGTCATCCCATGGCCTATGGTGACTTGGGTAAACAGGTAGTGCAGCGTTTTTCCTCCTATGATGATTTTGCAAGGCATCGCTGTAGCATTGAAGAACGAGAGGAGTATGAGCATCTGGTTGACCTTGGCATTCTGGTTTTCGCAGGTGTTGATTATCAGAAAATTCTGCAGGAGGCGGAAAGGGAAGCTGATATTATTATTTGGGATGGTGGCAACAACGATATCCCTTTTTTCTTGCCGGATATTCATATCGTCCTCTTTGATCCGCATCGTCCCGGTCATGAACTCCTCTATTATCCGGGGGAAACCAATATGCTTATGGCTGATATTGCCATAATTAATAAGGTTAATACCGCCGTCCCTGAACAGATAGAACAGGTTCGGCATAATATTGAGCTGCATGCCCCCCAAGCGCAAATAATACTGGCCGACTCAAAAATCACTGTCAGTGAAGAGGGGCTCATTAAGAACAAGAGGGTACTTGTGGTTGAAGACGGGCCGACTCTTACCCATGGCGGCATGTCCTATGGTGCCGGAATGATCGCGGCAGAGATGTATGGAGCGGCAGAGATAGTTGATCCCCGCCCCTATTCTGTCGGAACCCTCAGAGAAACCTATGAAAAATACCCACATATCGGTCCGCTGCTACCGGCAATGGGCTATAGTCCTGCTCAGATTGCTGATCTTGAGAAAACAATCAACAGTGTTGCCTGTGATCTTGTCCTCTTGGCCACCCCGATCAGGCTGGATCGACTGCTCTCCATCAATCGTCCTCTCTTGCAGGTTTCTTATGACTACAGCGATCATGGTCAGCCCGACCTGGAGAGTATTCTCCTCTCCTTCCTTGCCGGGCTTATTACCTGA
- a CDS encoding KAP family P-loop NTPase fold protein, whose product MTEETTQDNNKMWADDLFNRKQYADFLTNYLLNKENFVLNINAEWGAGKTFFIDHWAKDLKEKYPTVIFNAWKHDFTEEPLLALVSAITRELCSLLDQDGAKKKSEDWTKKGTKVVTKLLPILAKGLIKKAIGQQEGEALLQLTAEDESTAENITEALTKSFNKEISAIEDFQIGLKNLLNEIETNSDIGEKLPLFVLIDELDRCRPLFAIELLERVKHLFNMPDIHFIISTDTKQLAHSVCAIYGEKFDGRTYLRRFFDQEFTLPAPSNLDFAKVLFKNFDSQERSMSHDFSQQGRSEKISTTKALFIPRGSPKNMESILVFYALTEIFSLDLRTQKQCYERIEGIVNNLSGSGKIGALFTIYLVLIKEKFPDFFEEIFKPGYQGPSFPNNTERGINSVICYKRFRNTNDPILVEEITLASIIQEYFKCYKKKISKEIFDNMLSEGTLGSNREINNIIRNIDSIESIESYPDIVRLATQLE is encoded by the coding sequence ATGACTGAAGAGACAACACAAGACAACAACAAAATGTGGGCAGATGATCTTTTTAACCGCAAACAGTACGCTGATTTCTTGACCAATTACCTACTCAACAAAGAGAATTTCGTCCTCAATATCAATGCTGAATGGGGCGCGGGAAAAACTTTTTTCATAGACCACTGGGCAAAAGATCTTAAAGAAAAATATCCCACAGTTATCTTTAATGCTTGGAAGCACGACTTCACCGAAGAACCACTCTTGGCTCTTGTATCGGCTATAACCCGAGAGCTATGCTCTTTGCTTGACCAAGATGGTGCTAAAAAGAAAAGTGAGGACTGGACAAAAAAAGGGACAAAAGTTGTAACAAAACTACTGCCAATTCTAGCAAAAGGACTCATCAAAAAGGCAATTGGTCAACAAGAAGGAGAAGCGCTCCTTCAGCTCACAGCTGAAGATGAAAGCACAGCAGAAAACATAACGGAAGCACTAACAAAATCTTTCAACAAAGAAATTTCCGCAATAGAAGATTTTCAAATAGGATTAAAAAATCTTCTCAATGAAATTGAAACGAACAGCGACATAGGAGAAAAACTACCTCTTTTTGTACTCATTGATGAGCTAGATAGATGCCGCCCACTTTTTGCTATTGAGCTGCTAGAAAGAGTAAAGCACCTTTTTAACATGCCAGATATCCATTTTATCATCTCCACAGACACCAAGCAGCTCGCCCACTCTGTATGCGCTATTTACGGCGAAAAATTTGATGGAAGAACGTACCTTCGACGTTTTTTCGATCAAGAGTTTACCCTACCAGCCCCAAGTAACCTTGATTTTGCGAAAGTCCTCTTTAAAAACTTTGATTCTCAAGAGAGGAGCATGTCACATGACTTCAGCCAACAAGGTAGATCAGAGAAAATATCTACAACAAAAGCACTATTTATTCCCCGTGGTTCTCCCAAAAACATGGAAAGCATCCTCGTTTTCTATGCTTTGACAGAGATATTCTCACTAGACCTAAGAACCCAAAAACAATGTTACGAACGAATAGAAGGTATTGTTAACAATCTAAGTGGATCGGGAAAAATAGGTGCTTTATTTACTATTTACCTAGTACTAATAAAAGAGAAATTTCCTGATTTTTTTGAAGAAATTTTCAAACCTGGATACCAAGGGCCATCCTTCCCAAATAACACCGAAAGGGGCATCAACAGTGTTATTTGTTATAAGCGTTTCCGCAATACCAATGACCCAATACTAGTAGAAGAGATAACATTAGCCTCTATCATCCAGGAATACTTCAAATGCTATAAAAAAAAAATATCCAAAGAAATTTTTGACAATATGTTAAGTGAGGGTACTTTGGGTTCAAATCGAGAGATAAACAACATTATTAGGAACATCGATTCTATTGAATCGATAGAATCATACCCAGATATTGTAAGACTTGCGACCCAATTAGAGTAA
- a CDS encoding putative phage abortive infection protein, with translation MKPTYTNDTKNHLPNFLTIIGIAGLLGLVVVPSTYFYHFQSGFSTAQADWSAFGDFVGGSLGPILSFFGLIAILLTLHFQAQQLKTSQTELALSREELTLTRKELAKSAVAQKCAADTAELQYQAIQKDNFEKTFFHLMSLYNDIVASLELISENKIVTRKKCFSEILRIMSFQIENRDCHRNHIIERYNTRYKEIESSLAHYHKTLYQILLFIETNAEGKNKKQYSNFIRSQLSTDEIHLLFFHGLSSYGSKKFKILIEKFEFFEHLPISSPNITCKMHLYKSIAYGQNEDCLAVRESFSQFYQSENPTQLKPEHQKILLGPIPSKLRKLIGAILICMRYEPIYSSEQIKKNSFYVRINNTPEETMTITVQGVVEQIICSG, from the coding sequence ATGAAACCTACCTACACAAATGATACAAAAAACCATCTACCAAACTTCCTGACTATCATAGGCATAGCGGGTCTCTTGGGATTAGTTGTTGTTCCCAGTACATATTTCTATCACTTCCAGAGTGGGTTTAGCACAGCACAAGCAGACTGGTCAGCATTTGGCGATTTTGTTGGCGGATCTCTTGGCCCAATCCTCAGCTTTTTTGGACTTATAGCAATACTGCTAACCCTTCACTTCCAAGCCCAACAACTCAAAACATCTCAAACTGAGCTAGCTCTCTCAAGAGAAGAACTCACGCTCACAAGAAAGGAACTGGCTAAATCTGCTGTAGCACAAAAATGTGCTGCTGACACAGCGGAACTGCAATACCAAGCTATACAAAAAGACAATTTTGAAAAAACGTTCTTCCACCTAATGAGTCTTTACAACGACATCGTGGCCTCTCTCGAATTAATCTCTGAAAATAAAATCGTTACCCGCAAAAAATGTTTCTCAGAGATCCTTCGCATCATGTCTTTTCAAATAGAAAACCGCGACTGCCATAGAAATCATATCATCGAACGTTATAATACAAGATACAAAGAGATAGAATCGTCTTTAGCGCATTACCACAAAACCCTCTACCAAATCCTCTTGTTCATAGAAACTAACGCAGAGGGAAAAAATAAAAAACAATATTCCAACTTCATTAGATCTCAACTTTCAACAGATGAAATCCACTTACTTTTTTTCCATGGTCTAAGCAGTTATGGATCCAAAAAATTTAAAATCCTTATCGAAAAATTTGAATTTTTCGAGCATTTGCCTATTAGTTCTCCAAACATTACGTGCAAAATGCACCTCTACAAATCAATAGCATATGGACAAAACGAGGATTGCCTAGCTGTGCGAGAATCATTCTCACAATTCTATCAAAGTGAAAATCCTACTCAGCTCAAACCAGAGCACCAAAAAATTTTATTGGGTCCAATACCATCCAAACTTCGTAAGCTAATAGGAGCAATACTAATATGCATGAGATACGAACCAATATATAGCTCTGAACAAATTAAAAAAAATAGTTTCTACGTAAGAATCAATAACACACCAGAAGAGACAATGACTATTACAGTTCAAGGCGTTGTTGAACAAATAATTTGCTCAGGTTAA